One part of the Candidatus Mancarchaeum acidiphilum genome encodes these proteins:
- a CDS encoding site-2 protease family protein, translating to MVYRYNIPVKEEIKEIVIADLVLTIAFTLSLMGGLFSRSPNFVERFAIYLPGIFIIVTLTFVLHELMHRQVAKHFGAVASFQYSVNGLLITLATGVFGFIFGIPGATVIYTNNFTRKEEGLVSIAGPLMNFAVFVLFFAIFIMSPYINNSYVTLIAALGMFISILLAFFNMLPIMPLDGAKVLNWNKKVYFSSMVIIFILMAVSYLILTGSILDMFMEVAIMIVLASFFSLFYRRII from the coding sequence ATGGTATATAGATATAATATACCTGTAAAAGAAGAGATAAAAGAGATTGTTATTGCCGATTTAGTGCTGACAATAGCATTCACTTTATCATTAATGGGAGGTCTGTTCAGCAGATCCCCCAATTTCGTAGAACGTTTTGCGATCTATCTTCCAGGTATATTTATAATAGTGACACTGACGTTTGTGCTTCACGAGCTAATGCACCGCCAGGTTGCAAAGCATTTCGGTGCAGTTGCAAGCTTCCAATACTCAGTCAATGGCTTGTTAATTACCTTAGCTACGGGGGTATTTGGATTCATATTCGGGATTCCCGGTGCCACTGTAATCTATACAAATAATTTTACACGTAAAGAAGAGGGCTTAGTATCAATTGCAGGGCCATTGATGAACTTTGCCGTGTTCGTACTGTTTTTTGCAATATTCATAATGTCACCTTATATAAACAATTCCTACGTGACTTTAATAGCAGCATTAGGAATGTTCATAAGTATACTTTTAGCCTTTTTCAATATGCTCCCTATAATGCCTTTAGACGGGGCGAAGGTGCTTAATTGGAATAAAAAGGTTTACTTTAGTTCAATGGTCATAATATTCATACTGATGGCAGTTTCATACCTAATACTTACCGGAAGCATACTAGACATGTTTATGGAAGTTGCGATAATGATAGTGCTGGCTTCATTCTTTTCGTTATTTTACAGAAGAATTATATGA
- a CDS encoding lipoprotein codes for MNRPIMALLILLNLTSC; via the coding sequence ATGAATCGTCCGATAATGGCACTTCTAATTCTCCTAAACCTAACATCATGTTAA
- a CDS encoding type II/IV secretion system ATPase subunit → MPLSDDSLEEITVNGANYNIWVFHKKLGWLKTSLKPTSEDSIYNQAEQIGRRVGREINNLTPLMDAELEDGSRVNGTLFPISQSGNTLTIRKFSKNPWTMPALIKNGSLDANLASLVWLCIQNEISVLISGGTASGKTSFLNAMSIFFPSNRRVISVEDTRELALPNFLQWVPMITREPNPEGKGAVSMYDLMINSLRQRPDIIVVGEIRAAEDAQTLFEAIHTGHSVYGTLHADNVQDTIIRMTNPPINTPKISMNALGVIITVFRHRAKGIRRVLEFGELLRTGDANVLYRWNIRTDTFTKVSEMTRLQETLNLYTGMTKSEIDSDVKEKSDVLSWMAANNITNVDDAGFVIANYYNNRERVLDIVKENAKFSRDKFK, encoded by the coding sequence GTGCCATTATCGGACGATTCATTAGAAGAAATTACAGTAAATGGCGCAAATTACAATATCTGGGTATTCCATAAAAAGCTTGGCTGGTTAAAGACTTCACTTAAGCCAACCAGCGAGGATTCAATATACAATCAAGCAGAGCAGATAGGAAGGAGGGTGGGAAGAGAAATAAATAACCTTACCCCTCTCATGGACGCTGAACTTGAGGATGGATCAAGAGTTAACGGTACACTATTCCCAATATCACAGTCGGGAAATACTCTTACTATAAGAAAGTTCTCGAAAAATCCTTGGACTATGCCTGCCTTAATAAAGAACGGATCACTAGACGCCAATTTAGCTTCATTGGTCTGGCTTTGCATACAGAACGAGATAAGTGTATTGATATCTGGGGGAACTGCAAGTGGTAAAACGAGCTTTTTGAACGCAATGAGCATATTCTTCCCAAGCAATAGAAGGGTTATATCTGTAGAAGATACACGAGAACTTGCCCTGCCGAACTTCTTGCAATGGGTACCTATGATAACAAGAGAGCCAAACCCTGAAGGAAAGGGAGCAGTCAGCATGTACGATCTGATGATAAACTCATTGAGGCAAAGACCTGATATAATAGTCGTCGGAGAAATAAGAGCGGCTGAAGATGCCCAAACCTTGTTCGAAGCAATACACACAGGTCACTCTGTATACGGTACGCTTCACGCAGATAATGTGCAGGATACTATTATAAGAATGACAAATCCTCCTATAAACACCCCAAAAATATCAATGAACGCCTTGGGTGTTATAATAACAGTATTCAGGCATAGGGCAAAAGGGATAAGAAGAGTACTTGAATTTGGTGAACTATTGAGGACAGGAGATGCAAACGTGCTTTACAGATGGAATATAAGGACAGATACATTCACAAAGGTAAGTGAGATGACAAGGCTTCAAGAGACCCTGAACTTATATACAGGGATGACCAAGAGCGAAATAGATTCTGATGTAAAGGAGAAATCAGATGTATTAAGCTGGATGGCTGCAAATAATATAACTAACGTAGACGATGCAGGTTTTGTAATTGCTAACTACTATAATAACCGAGAAAGGGTTTTGGATATAGTAAAAGAGAATGCGAAATTTTCAAGAGATAAATTCAAATGA
- a CDS encoding type II secretion system F family protein codes for MYYKDNNKGNAQNNDPNTNATQMPNPTQSNSYQVPAGGIGGTPEDESRRRVRRDTASFQRPSRIDLYLQGVAAKHKGLEQSLKEQGINESVTSFLKRMLFASVIVAVSIGVVGFILFLHLGLVIAFAALVGIVVGVAAFQFSFKAFINYPSKKKVSNGKDIERNILFASRDLIISLRSGMPLFNAMVSISSGYGAASREFAHVVEKVQFGESLEQAIDDTASESKSASFRKLMIQASVSIKAGSNIVDSLQEIVDDLSRERVIQLHAYGQKLNAIAMFYMLFGVILPSMGIAVVTILTTFIALIVVTPELLYGVLVGIIFLQVVFLQMIRSSRPIFTM; via the coding sequence TTGTATTACAAGGATAACAACAAAGGCAATGCGCAAAATAACGATCCTAATACAAATGCCACTCAAATGCCGAACCCCACGCAATCAAATTCATACCAGGTACCCGCAGGAGGTATTGGAGGCACTCCTGAAGATGAATCAAGAAGAAGGGTGCGCAGGGATACAGCATCATTCCAGAGGCCGAGCCGCATAGATCTTTACCTGCAAGGAGTAGCTGCAAAGCATAAAGGGCTGGAACAGTCTTTGAAGGAGCAAGGAATAAATGAAAGTGTTACATCTTTCCTAAAACGTATGCTTTTTGCATCAGTTATTGTAGCAGTTTCAATAGGTGTGGTCGGGTTTATACTATTCTTGCATCTAGGACTTGTAATTGCATTTGCGGCTTTAGTTGGTATCGTTGTAGGAGTGGCAGCTTTTCAGTTCTCATTTAAGGCCTTCATAAACTATCCAAGCAAGAAGAAGGTTTCAAATGGGAAGGACATAGAAAGGAACATCCTTTTTGCATCAAGAGACCTTATAATATCACTCCGTTCTGGAATGCCATTATTCAATGCAATGGTATCTATAAGTTCTGGATATGGAGCAGCAAGCAGGGAGTTTGCCCATGTAGTAGAGAAAGTTCAGTTCGGTGAATCCTTAGAACAAGCAATAGATGATACAGCATCCGAAAGCAAGAGTGCATCTTTCAGGAAGCTCATGATTCAGGCTTCTGTGAGCATAAAAGCAGGTTCAAATATAGTTGACTCTTTGCAGGAGATAGTAGACGATCTTTCAAGGGAAAGGGTAATACAGCTGCATGCTTATGGGCAAAAGCTGAATGCAATAGCAATGTTCTATATGCTTTTCGGAGTCATACTCCCGAGCATGGGTATAGCAGTTGTCACTATATTGACAACATTCATAGCACTGATAGTAGTAACCCCAGAACTGCTTTACGGGGTATTGGTAGGTATTATTTTCCTGCAGGTGGTCTTCTTGCAGATGATAAGGAGTTCAAGGCCTATATTTACAATGTGA
- a CDS encoding type II secretion system F family protein: MEFRFERLVSRNISYKLSHLLDLAGLKMTVNKLLSYMVIGSILLMVIVPFVLYFMKINIILAILSVVIAPAVYLVVIYFILNYLIDKRKSIMENFLPDYLQITAANLRSGVSLDRAMLMAARPEFGQLSLDVKEMNKKIYGGETLDAALTELANSYDSTTLKHSVRMVLEAYRYGGAMSDLISQMSKDLKNQQLTMKEISGQLLMYSIFIVFAGLIAAPAMYGLTSQMIVVTDTVWKGILAANPGGLPTTGVSFLKPSPPKISPQTYHTFSLISIIFITGFAAIIMSTIQSGSAIKGIKFVPVFIIVGIILYYIVGTVISGIFTGLGA; this comes from the coding sequence ATGGAGTTTAGATTTGAGCGTTTGGTTTCAAGGAACATCTCTTACAAGCTGTCGCACTTGCTAGACCTTGCAGGGCTCAAAATGACTGTAAACAAACTCCTGTCATACATGGTAATAGGATCTATACTGCTTATGGTTATAGTTCCATTTGTGCTGTACTTCATGAAAATAAATATAATATTGGCCATATTATCTGTTGTCATAGCTCCTGCAGTGTACTTGGTAGTAATATACTTTATATTGAACTACCTTATAGATAAGAGGAAGTCAATCATGGAGAATTTCCTGCCTGACTATCTGCAGATAACTGCCGCAAACCTAAGAAGCGGTGTGTCTTTGGATAGGGCAATGCTGATGGCAGCAAGGCCTGAGTTTGGGCAGTTGAGCCTGGATGTCAAGGAGATGAACAAGAAGATATATGGTGGCGAAACACTTGATGCTGCCCTTACCGAGCTTGCAAACAGTTATGATTCAACTACATTGAAGCATTCCGTTCGTATGGTATTGGAGGCATATAGGTATGGAGGTGCAATGTCTGACTTGATTTCACAGATGTCAAAGGACCTTAAAAACCAGCAGCTTACAATGAAAGAGATTTCGGGGCAGCTGCTTATGTACAGCATATTCATAGTATTCGCAGGGCTTATAGCAGCTCCCGCCATGTATGGCCTTACAAGCCAGATGATTGTTGTTACTGATACAGTATGGAAGGGTATACTGGCAGCCAATCCTGGTGGATTGCCAACTACAGGGGTATCTTTTCTAAAGCCAAGCCCTCCAAAGATATCCCCACAGACATATCACACGTTCTCATTGATATCAATAATATTTATTACGGGTTTTGCAGCCATAATCATGTCGACAATACAATCGGGTTCTGCAATAAAAGGCATTAAGTTCGTACCTGTATTCATAATAGTTGGGATAATCCTGTATTATATAGTAGGTACTGTGATAAGCGGAATATTCACTGGATTGGGCGCTTGA
- a CDS encoding LamG domain-containing protein, whose amino-acid sequence MGLNRFNGKNKKGILLTLLMIIVLILMMAELITYVTLNISYDDLSSSAVSTGSSSAMVKTISPAISSFLKLSLKNSVSVLVNYESDPKLRGNNFVINTKSDIIDLMDNQSLYGIDYRNAIGMDISDYLNLLESKASADGVDLEIENGTLNVYQSNSTDLEAEYTAVAILNNSGLLSYYPIVAVANVSLEGMPDLHSVQNANFNNLVIPLNFTLYTLGNSSYALSGFTYMSPTLPGTLYYFTKPTCQSIPSSIQNGNYILLANNASGINGSVCGMAGLVANVTNTTGISKPYLVYPNSTINLLSKYSNSGSTKVILGPNPALYNYTALKNYIADGYYFKSNDSEDYLQEGEYNPDTTSNYGLVSFNSYSRQVAEFDGVNSDANISSFGPELVSNITISAWINNNGKGNYSQNIADVNGKIINEPNGLFYIGVKGKDGKAIVGWSNIANIFKYNSSGGVIAPNNWYFITGVWNKVTGNLSLYVNGKLVNTTQIAFPPPLTPSISINEINIAGKMIVGSDQLVMNNFNGSIANVQIYNKSLSPASVEYLYYQGLDGRPLNDYGLIAWYPLNGNAFNYYNYSYNLTQSNMAYTNYISYTESN is encoded by the coding sequence ATGGGGCTGAATAGATTTAATGGCAAAAACAAGAAAGGCATACTCTTAACTTTGCTAATGATAATAGTGCTAATACTTATGATGGCAGAATTGATTACCTATGTAACACTTAATATAAGCTATGACGACTTGTCCTCTTCTGCTGTAAGCACAGGTTCATCAAGCGCTATGGTTAAAACAATAAGTCCGGCTATTTCTTCCTTCCTTAAATTATCCCTAAAAAATTCGGTTTCCGTGCTTGTTAATTATGAATCGGATCCAAAATTAAGAGGTAATAATTTTGTAATTAATACAAAATCTGATATTATAGATCTGATGGATAACCAAAGCTTGTATGGAATTGATTATAGGAATGCTATAGGGATGGACATTTCAGACTATTTAAATCTACTTGAGTCCAAAGCAAGCGCAGATGGGGTAGACCTTGAAATTGAAAATGGGACCCTGAATGTTTATCAGTCAAATTCAACAGATTTGGAAGCGGAGTATACAGCCGTTGCAATACTAAATAACAGCGGGCTGCTCTCCTATTATCCAATAGTTGCTGTTGCAAATGTCTCCTTGGAAGGGATGCCTGATCTTCACAGTGTGCAGAATGCAAATTTCAACAATCTAGTTATCCCATTGAACTTTACACTTTATACACTTGGAAATTCAAGTTATGCACTTTCCGGATTTACTTATATGTCCCCTACACTGCCAGGAACTTTATATTATTTCACAAAGCCCACATGCCAGAGCATTCCAAGCAGTATCCAGAATGGCAATTACATACTTTTAGCAAATAACGCAAGTGGAATTAATGGAAGCGTATGCGGGATGGCGGGCCTAGTTGCAAATGTAACCAATACAACAGGTATATCAAAGCCCTACCTTGTATACCCTAATAGCACGATAAATTTATTATCTAAGTACAGCAATTCAGGTTCAACAAAGGTAATCCTTGGTCCTAATCCTGCACTTTACAATTATACAGCTTTGAAAAATTATATAGCCGATGGATATTACTTTAAGTCCAATGATAGCGAAGATTATTTACAGGAAGGCGAGTACAACCCAGATACTACTTCGAATTACGGCTTGGTGTCATTTAATTCTTACAGCAGGCAGGTTGCAGAATTTGATGGTGTAAACTCAGATGCAAATATCTCTTCATTCGGTCCAGAATTAGTTTCAAATATAACGATATCTGCATGGATAAATAATAATGGAAAAGGAAACTACTCGCAAAATATAGCAGATGTAAATGGCAAGATAATAAATGAACCTAATGGATTATTTTATATAGGGGTTAAAGGTAAAGACGGTAAAGCAATAGTTGGATGGAGCAATATTGCTAATATATTTAAGTATAATTCATCTGGTGGGGTAATAGCCCCAAATAACTGGTATTTTATTACTGGTGTATGGAATAAGGTTACAGGAAACTTGTCTCTGTATGTTAATGGTAAACTTGTCAATACAACACAGATTGCCTTTCCGCCTCCACTGACCCCATCAATATCAATAAACGAAATAAATATAGCTGGAAAAATGATTGTTGGGAGCGACCAACTTGTAATGAATAATTTCAATGGCTCAATCGCAAATGTGCAGATTTACAATAAATCTCTTTCCCCTGCATCGGTAGAATACTTATATTACCAGGGACTGGATGGAAGGCCCTTGAATGATTATGGGCTGATTGCATGGTATCCTCTTAATGGGAATGCCTTCAATTACTATAATTACTCGTATAATTTAACACAGAGCAATATGGCATACACGAATTATATAAGTTACACAGAATCCAATTGA
- a CDS encoding LamG-like jellyroll fold domain-containing protein, with amino-acid sequence MTNKKGFIFTLDAVFALIVAAAAISILLYIHFIAPISYQSSISQVEDDLQVLTSTPLGGYLSALDNPFSGYTRSYNTFGAASFDGYNSYISSQLSVPAAENLTYVAWIYLNYIPDNNAGIISAVSSYNYGSMSIFLNGNCNIQVLVTNNTGNTFADDSPYCLKPHRWYQVVATENESISQDGKVIGGNYTLYINGEWNLTQKFSGALEGATGFNIGLFSYQGAYFPGYISNVQIYGSRLTRTQVSSLYDEGTMGIPLRSSNLLEWYPLNSESNPNVFKSYNVTYFNTGDISIGNVNLTENQSMLSAIADLYLNDQAPEADIIMDNLYHNEDTGIYINSTYAPDLKVAYFDGTAGFYAPNFTYPGKNYTINQWFYLSQADDPTSGVGGGQSPIVDIYNGSANGGIGGSQNLDFGGTWAGGSSNNFGIGEDWPSDWEFCSTNAGTVFPNKWYNAVVSVVNYTNVTIYLNGVEAKNCLLTVPISGMEYPTLGIGDNPPGGNELATAAISNVQVYDSAVNANQAVTLYDEGIAGEPVSSSVIGWYPLLGNFNDYSGIGHSGFGGNGGSLNPDNVRFIESNFTPPGFASSDIISQASSPELLNVNGTMNVYNVSVLSWG; translated from the coding sequence TTGACTAATAAAAAAGGGTTTATATTTACGCTTGACGCGGTGTTTGCACTTATAGTTGCTGCTGCAGCCATTTCAATACTGCTTTATATTCATTTTATAGCTCCTATATCTTATCAATCCTCTATTTCACAGGTTGAGGATGACCTGCAAGTGCTTACATCTACACCTTTGGGCGGTTACTTAAGTGCACTTGATAACCCATTTTCCGGTTATACGAGGTCGTACAATACTTTCGGGGCAGCTTCTTTTGATGGATACAACAGTTATATATCATCACAGCTATCGGTACCTGCAGCAGAGAATTTGACTTATGTCGCTTGGATTTATCTCAATTATATACCCGATAATAATGCGGGAATTATATCTGCTGTTTCTTCATACAATTACGGATCCATGTCAATTTTCCTAAATGGGAATTGCAATATACAGGTATTAGTCACTAACAATACAGGAAATACTTTTGCCGATGATTCCCCATATTGCTTAAAGCCCCATAGATGGTACCAAGTTGTGGCTACTGAGAATGAATCTATTAGCCAGGATGGCAAAGTTATAGGGGGAAATTACACTTTGTACATAAACGGCGAATGGAACCTCACACAAAAATTTTCTGGGGCTTTGGAAGGAGCTACAGGATTTAACATTGGACTTTTCAGTTATCAGGGTGCCTATTTCCCTGGATATATTTCAAATGTGCAGATTTATGGATCTAGGTTAACACGCACACAAGTTTCGTCTCTTTATGATGAAGGTACAATGGGAATTCCTCTAAGATCATCAAACCTCCTTGAGTGGTATCCATTAAATTCTGAGAGCAATCCCAATGTATTTAAATCTTATAACGTAACCTATTTTAATACCGGAGACATATCAATAGGCAACGTAAATTTGACTGAAAACCAAAGCATGCTTTCGGCGATCGCTGATTTGTACCTCAATGATCAAGCACCTGAGGCAGACATAATCATGGATAATCTATACCATAATGAGGATACGGGAATATACATAAATAGCACCTATGCCCCTGATTTGAAAGTTGCCTATTTTGATGGAACTGCCGGATTTTATGCACCAAATTTCACATATCCTGGGAAAAATTACACAATAAACCAGTGGTTTTATCTCTCGCAGGCAGATGACCCTACTTCAGGTGTTGGGGGAGGCCAAAGCCCTATAGTTGACATTTATAATGGATCTGCCAATGGCGGTATAGGAGGAAGTCAGAATTTGGATTTTGGAGGTACTTGGGCAGGCGGGTCTAGTAATAACTTTGGAATAGGAGAGGACTGGCCGAGCGATTGGGAATTCTGCTCTACCAATGCAGGCACAGTATTCCCCAACAAATGGTATAACGCTGTTGTGTCGGTAGTGAATTACACGAATGTCACAATATACTTAAATGGGGTAGAAGCTAAAAATTGCCTTCTTACTGTACCTATATCCGGAATGGAGTATCCGACATTAGGAATTGGGGATAACCCTCCAGGGGGTAATGAACTCGCCACTGCGGCAATATCCAATGTACAAGTTTATGACAGCGCGGTAAACGCAAACCAAGCTGTTACCTTATATGATGAAGGAATTGCAGGAGAGCCTGTGAGCAGCAGTGTTATTGGATGGTATCCACTGCTTGGTAATTTTAATGATTACTCTGGGATAGGGCATAGCGGTTTTGGCGGAAATGGTGGTTCTTTAAATCCGGACAACGTAAGGTTTATAGAATCGAATTTTACACCTCCCGGCTTTGCTTCATCTGACATAATAAGCCAAGCGTCTTCACCGGAATTGCTAAATGTAAATGGGACAATGAATGTATACAATGTGAGTGTTTTATCATGGGGCTGA